The following is a genomic window from Pan paniscus chromosome 6, NHGRI_mPanPan1-v2.0_pri, whole genome shotgun sequence.
taagtattttcccttcttttttatatgtatgtattttttttatttttatttatttatttatttttgagacagagtcatgctctgtcgcccaggctggagtgtggtggcgtgatctcggctcactgtaacctctgcctcccaggttcaagtgattcttccgcctcagcctcctgagtacctgggattacagacgtgtaccaccacacccggctaatttttttgttgttgtatttttagcagagacaagctttcaccatgttggccaagctggtctcgaactcctggcctcaagtcatccgcctgcctcggcctcccaaagtgctgggattacaggagtgaaacattgtgcctggccttaatttgtttttttttagagacagggtcttgctctgtcacccaggctgaagtacagtggcaccatcacagcttactgcagcctcaaactcctgggctcaagcgatcctcccacccagcctgggactacaggtgcacaccaccacacctgtctaattttttaaaatgtttgtctaGATGGGTCTCAccgtgtggcccaggctggtcttgaactcctggccccaagcaatccttccaccttggcctcccagagcactcGGATTAGAGGCGTggtattttatactgtatttaataaatgggtTATAACTGCAACTGAACAAGTAGAAGGGGTGAGGGTTGGTGATTCAACTTCCCACAGCTTTGTATGATAGCCTTTGGTGCTGGGCTTTTCCAGCAAACCAGGGTCTGCAAAAATGCAGAACTAGTTTAGAGctgcagtggttttcttttttttttttttctttttttttttttagaaggagtcttgcactgtcacccaggctggagtgcagtggaacaatctcgactcactgcagcctctgactcccgggttcaagccattctcctgcctcagcctcccgagtagctgggattctaggcttgtgccaccacgcctggctaatttttatattttctgtagagatggggtttcaccatgttggccaggctggtctggaactcctgacctcaagtgattcacccgcgtcagcctcccaaagtgctgggattacaggcctaagccactgtgcccagccgtccAGTGGTTTTCTGAAAGCTTCTGCCAGTCCTTCGATGGTCAGCCTATTCTCTTGACAACCATCTGCTCCCCTTATGATTTTCTCTGATATCTCCCTTTATGATTGTCTCTTATCTCTAAGGGACCCGCCTCCCCCGTCCTCACATAGCCACTTCCGCAAATGTGGGACAGCTCTCCCTGCCACTCGTGGCCTTCGTGACAAGTTACATCTTTTGCAAGACTGGCAGCTTCACTTTGCACCTTCGTGTCTGCATTTtggggaaagacctgccctcaaAGCAAAGGCTTTCAGGCTACAGGCTGGCTTCAATGCTAGGGTGAGCGGTGAATAGTGTGCATAGTGAATACTTGCTTTCTGGTACAACCTCATAACCGGGGCACGGTCTCAGTGAATAACAGAGGACACCCTGCAcctaagttactttttttttttttttttttttttgagatagagtctcgctctgtagtccaggctggagtgcagtggcgccctctcggctcactgcaacatctgcctccccggttcaagcgattctcatgcctcagcctccccagtagctgggattatggatgcatgccaccacgcccagctaatttttatatttttggtagagatggggtttcaccatgttggccaggctggtctcgaactcctgagctcaacggatcctcccacctcggtctcccaaagtgctgggttacaggcgtgagccaccgcgcccaaacctaagttataatatattttttatcccAGCTATGAGGTCACTCCTACACCCTGGACGGCAGCCTGTCTCCTGTCATGAGACAGGGCTGCCCTGCTGCACTGTGTGCACCCATCTTCAGGACTCTTCCGCCAGAGTCCAAGCAGGTGGTTTCTGACCAAACGGTCAGCAGGAAACCGGGAGTTCCTCTTGAACTTGGCCTTGTGCAAACCTGTTCTTGGCCAAGACCAGGGCAACATGCAACCAGACCTCGGCTCTTGCAACTTCCCCCCAGCAGAACTCACAACCTCCTGTCCTCAACTTAGAAATAACCCTGGGGCGGAGCCCGGCCCTCCCTGCATCCCTGCAGAGCCTCGGTCCACTCCaagcaacatttattgagggtGGCGGGAGCCGCGCTGGACAGGGGTCGGGGCTGCCCTCGGCGTCCAGACGCCAGGCTCTATAGAACACGTATATACAGGCACGGGGCGGCAAGGGCCGAGACGCTAGCTGGGGACTGCGCTCCAGCCTCAGACGGCAGACGCCAGCTTCCGCTTGGTGCTCTCGCTGCAGCGGTTCAGGATGAGGTCGGCGCTCGGCCGCGGGGGCACCGCCGGCTGCGGTTTAGAGCGCTGCGTCTGCCGCTCCTCCTCTGCGGGCAGAGAGCGGGGCCGAGTCAGACGCCCCGCCCCGCACACTGGCCCCGCCCACAGCGCTCTCTGGCCTCGCCCCGCCGCGTTCTCCAACTCCTGCTCCGCGCTCTGGCCTCGCCTCCCGCTTGTGCCTCTCCCTCTGACTCCGCCTCTTAGGGATCGCTCCGCCCCCTAGCGCTGGTTCCTCCTCTGGCCCCGCCTCCAGTCCCCGCCTCTCCCTCTGATTCCGCCCTCTGGTCCCGCCCCGCTACTCTGGCCCTGCCTCTGGCCCCGCCTCTCCCGCTGACTCCGCCCCTAGGGCTTGCCCTTCCTGCCCTCTCCCGCTGCACTCACCCAGCGGGCTCCCGGCGCTCTGCGGTCCCGGCCGCGCCTGGCGGCGTCGCTGCTGCAGAAAACGGACGCTGTTGCGGCGATAGGCGTCCTGGCTGAGGCGCTTCCGCGACCGCTGGTGGATGCTGTGCGCGTTGCGGATGGACGACCTGGCCCAGTGGGACAGGGCGTCGTCAAAGCCCGAGTGCGCCCCTGCCCCCAGGGACTCAGATGGGCACCCCTGGTCCGAGGAAGTGGGGGGCAGTAGGGGGCCGGTAGTCTGCACGACCCCAGCGGGACAAGAGGCGGCTGCCCCCGTCACGACAAGGACCCTGCCCTGCAGCAGAGCCTGGGCGGTTTTCCACGCCCCTCACCAGCCTTCGGTCTGTCGTCCCCCTCTCCGGGGAGCCCCCCTGGACTGCCCATCCCCAAAGCCCCCGGGCATCGCCGCTTTCCTTCCGCCCCTGTGCCAGCCCCACACCGCGGCCAGGCGCGTCCAGCCCCTTTCCCCCGTGAGGGTCCTGCCTCTCCTGCCAGGCTGAGAGCCCCCGCCCCGGCACTGCCAAGCTATGGCCTAGACAGAGCGAACCCGTGGTGCGCCCCGCTCGACCCCGCCCAGCCCCGGGGACCCCCGCTTACCTGCGGGGCGGCGCCCCCCGCTTGATCTGGCGTTGGGCCTGGGACACGTCTTGCCCCGACTTTTGCAGGTACATGGACGGGAAGTAGCCTGTGACGTCGTCTTTCCTGCAACAGAGGCAGCCCTTGAGGCTGGGGCAGTCACCTGGGGGCGCCCAGAGGAGAGGGTTTCAGGGCTCTCTCTCAACAATTGGGGTTAGCACAGGCTGAGAGGTTGCAAACAACCGGACACCTgcctctgtgggcctcagtttcctggtctGTGCAACTGAGACCCTTCCAGCAATCCTTCCACAGTCTAGGCAGGGGTGGAGGTTAGCAGATCCAGGTCACCGCAGGGGACAGGTATTTGCTATAAGACATTGGCAAGAATGGGCAGGGCacggtcgctcacacctgtaatcccagtactttgagggatctaggtgggaggatcgcttgaggccaggagttggagatcagcctgggtaacatagcaagacccctatctctacctcccgaaaaaattaaagaaaaaagaagacattggCAGATTATATttgccaatttttcttttatgttaacTGCCTTCTGTCTCCTACGAACCTTTGCCTACCTCCAAGCCACCAAATTCTATGCTTTCTTCCAAATGCTTTTCCCCCGCCCAACcccaagacagagttttgctcttgttgcctaggctggagtgcaatgacatgatgtcggctcattgcaacctctgcttcccaagttcaagcaattctcctgcctcagcttcccaagtagctgggattacaggcatgcaccaccacacttggttaattttgtatttttttagtagagacaggatttcaccatgttggtcatggctggtctcaaactcctgacctcaagtgatccacctgcctcagcctcccaaagtgctgagattacaggcgtgagctcccTGTCCAGCCCCAAATGGTttttagtttcaggttttactCTGGGATAAACCTGTGATCCATCTGaagtaaacatatgtgtacagtgtgaggtaggggtctaggtttgttttttgctctttttttttttttttccagtatggAAATCCAtctgttccagcaccatttgttgaaaagactttcttTCTATTCTCAATATTATATTTGggagtgaaaaaaaaacaaaagaaaactttgcATAATACAAGGTTCACATAAAACCCAATTCTTGgctggtgggaggatcacaagaaGATTATCAGAGACACAGGATGGGGGTTAACAGAGTGTGTGTCTAAAAGGCTGAGAAATGCTGCCTCAAAGCCCTCTGGCCCCAGGCCCGGCTGCAGGTATGCATGTTGTGGTCCCAGCTTTAAGATAAGCTTGCGGCAGGGCGCCAGGCTGGCCCTGTGACCTAGGGCTCTGAAGACGCCAGCAAAGGCTCAGCATGgaggctcattcctgtaatcccagtgctttgggaggccaaggcaggaggaactcttgaggccaggagtttaagactagtcttggcaccatagtgagaccccatccctacaaaaaaattaaaaaacattagccagatgtggtggtgctcacctgtagtcccagctacgtgggagcctgaggtgggaggatcgcttgcgtGAGCAAtgattgtgctccagcctgggagtcagagcaagatcctgtctcaaaaaataaaaaaattcgtaaaaaatgaagacacaggAAAGGACCTGGGAGGCCCCATGGCTCCAGGGAAATGGCTCCACAAGCCGCTAGAATTCTGTGTTCCCCAGAACCAGAAAAAAGATAATTAGTATTTCTGCATTCATTTGGAGGATAAACAGATGGGAATTGCaatggaagcttttttttttttttttttttttttgagacagggtcttgctccatcacccaggctggggtgcagtggtgcagtcatagctcactgcagcctccaactcctggggtcaagtgatcctttcacctcagcctcctgagtagctggggctacaggtgtgtgctaccacatccagctattttttaattttttttgtagagacagaggtctccctacattgcccaggttggtcttgaacttgtagccttgagtgatcctcccacctcagcttcccaaagtgttgggattacaggcatgagacactgcacctgacTGCAAGAAAGCTTTAAAAGATAAAGGaatgataaaaagaaagtaatctttttttttttttttttttgagacggagtttcgctctcgttgcccaggctggagtgcaatggcgcgatcttggctcactgcaacctccgcctcccgggttgaagcgattctcttgtctcagactcccgagtagctgggattacaggctcccaccaccacacccggctcatgtttgtgtttttagtagagatagggttttgccatgttggccagggtagtctcgaactcctgacctcacgtgatcgtcctgccctgggctcccaaagtgctgggattacaggcctgagccattgcgcccagctaggaatgtaattatttatacaacagttcaccatgttgccagagAAGGAATAATAATAGATGGTTGGGAAGAGACCCTAAATCACAAAGGAGAAATGCACCCACTTGGACAAGGACATTGGATCCCCACAAGACAGGCAAGGGTGGGCTCATCCCTCCCTGCTACTAAGATGGAAACtaagcccagagaggggcagtgGCTTACCCAGAGTCCCAGGGACAAGTCACCCCAGATCCCTAAACACCCCGTCCTGGCTGGGGCTGACTCAGATGGGTGCTCTGGATGGAGAGGGGCCCTCCTACCTGATGACCCACCAGCCGTCCAGGAGCTTGTGAATGACCTCAACAGCTTCACCCTCGAGCAGGGACACCTCGTCCCCCTCCACAGCAGTGTAGGCCTTGATGGCGACGTATGGCTCACCTGGTCCACGGCGGGGGCACAGAGCACAGTGTGAGGTCGGCCCAGCCTGGGGCTCGCCACCCATCCCATCTTCTCCTCTCTGCGCCTGGGCTTCCTCCAGGCACTCCAGACCCACCCAGGGCCCACAGTTCCCCCTCTTCTGGgtctcctccctccaccctcctgcTCCATCCCAGATCCCTCGGCAAGCTCCTGCTGGCACCCACTCTGGGGGTACACTCTGGACTTCTGCCCTCTGCCCCCTACACCCAGGTGAGCTTGTCCACTCCCATTCATTGCCACCCACTCCGGGGACCAGAGATCCCATAACGATGAAGGTCTGTCCAGACACTTCACTATGACAAGAGATCAGCCATGAGTAGGTGGGTGGAGCATCCGTCTACCTGGCACTGGGAACTGCTCAGCTGCAGCTAACTGTCGGCCTGGGGGCTGCAGGCCTTCCCAGTGTTTAAACAATAGCcacaggctgggtgaggtggttcccacctgtaatcctagcactttgggaggccaaggcgggcggatcacctgaggtcaggagttcgagaccagcctggccaacatggcgaaaccccatctctactaaaaatacaaaaaattagcctggcgtggtggtgcatgcctgtaatcccagctactcgggtggctgaggcaggagaattgcttgaacccaggaggctaaggttgcagtgagctgagattgcattactgcactccagcctgggtgacagagccagactttgtctcaaaaaaaaaaaaaaaaaaaaagctgtaaatcCACATAAAAGGGTGAAATCACTCCATTTTAAAATGTGGGTAAccaggccagggacagtggctcacatctgtaattccagcactttgggaggccgaggcaggcagatcacctgaggtcagaagttcgagaccagtctggccaacctggtgaaaccccgtctcagctaaaaatacaaaaattatccaggcatggtggtgcatgcttgtaatctcagctacttggggaggctgaggctggagaatcacttgatcctgggaggcagaggttgcagtgagctgagatagcaccaccgcactccagccttagcAAGGGAGTGagcctctatctcaaaaaagtaaaataaataaataaataataaaataaaatggtaaccAATTCTATTATAGTTTTTTTCAAGCTCAATGCAGGCCCCATCCAGCCCTGGCACTGCCAGTTTTCCCTTTCTGGTCAGTGATGATGCCCCCACTTCCAGGCAGCCCTCCTTCCTGAGCCTAAGGTCTGCTCATCCTTCAGCTTCCCACTGAACCTGGCCACATATCCACAGACACCACTGGCCTCCCACTCTCCCCAGTCGTCCGCTCCTCCTCCTGGTTCCCTGTCCAGACCAAGGGCATCACAACCTGCCAGGGCCCCCAAGCCAGAGCCGATGAGGTCTTAGCCCTGACTTTTCTGCCAAGCCAGCAACCAGCCCAGACTCCAAAGCAGTCACTCAATATCCCTGAGCCCTGCCTGCCCCTTTCTCCCACACCCCTACGGCCTCGGAGGGCAGGGGGCACCTGCATAGTTGGGCTCAGGGTCTTCCGTCTCGTCAGGACTGTCCAGGGGCTCGAGGAAGGACGCTGGGATCCAGCCTCGCTTTGCTTTCATCTGACAGAACCACCAACCTGTGCCAGAGGTGCGGGAATGTGACTGAGGGGCAGGGCCCAGCGGCTCCCTGCAGCCATCAGGGATGGTGAggacacagggacacagacacACTGATGTCCAGTGCTCAGATTTGGAAATGTCACCTTTACCACACTGGACAATGAGgtcacatgcatgcatgcacacatgctcaCAGAATCACAGCTCTGAGCCCACTTCATAATGAACAGACGGTCCCATACCCATCCAGACAGAACACACAGACATGCCCCGCCCCGGCCTGCCATGCACAGATGCCCACAGCCACCACAGGGTGCACACTAAGAGAGAAGGCGACCCACAGTGTGGGGAGGACATTTAGGGCCCCTAACAGAGCCGGAGTCCTCCCAGGGGCCAGGCTGCCTGAGCCTTGGCAGGGGGCTTGTGGCTGTGGGTTCCTGAGCACCAGGGGAAGGAGCCCCGTAAGGTGGGAGGTCTGACCGCTCTCGCTCTTCTCCACGACCTCCACCACGTCCCCCGTGGACAGAGCCATCTCGGAGCCCGAGGTCTTCTCGTAGTCGGCAATGGCGCGGTACGTCTGCAGGATGATGGGGCCGGTGATGTCTGGGGCAAGAGGGAGGGCAGGGTGAGTGGGCACTGCAGGGCCCATCTGGGCCTCCAGAACAGGCTCTGGCATTTTGAGTCTCTGCTGCCCTGCATTTCCTGGGCGCATAGCATTCTCCAGGCTTCGGCCTCACACTTCAAACATGTCCTTGTTCTCATCTGATGAAGTTAGTGAGCCTTTcccaactttattttcttttttggagacagagtcttgctctgttgcccaggctagagtacagtgacgtgatcacagctcactacagccctggactcctaggctcaagcaatctccctgcctcagcctcccgaatagctgggaccacagacgtatgccaccacacccggctaattttttgtaaagacaaggtcttgggacaatgcccaggctggtctcgaactcctgggctcaaaggattctcccacctcagcctcttaaagtgttgggattacaggcgtggagccactgcacctggccttttcccaactttttttttttttttttttttgagatggagtctcgctctgtcactggagtgcagtggtgcaatcttggctcattgcaacctccacctcccaggttcaagtaattcacctgcctcagcctcccaagtagctgggactacaagcacccaccaccacacctggctaatttttgtatttttagtagagatggagtttcacgatattggtcaggctggtctcgaactcctgacctcaggtgattcaaccgcctcggcctcccaaagtgctgggattacaggcatgagccacagtgcctgacctTTTCCTAACTTTAAGGTGCACCCGAATACCTGGGATTTTGCTAAAATGCCTATCCTGTTCAGTAGGTCCACTGTGGGACCTGAGTGTGCATTTCTGACCAGCCCTTCATCCAACCGTGGAGGTGCTGATGCTGTTTGTTATTGGCTGACATCCGCcttctcaaaattcatatgttgaagtcctaaccaccCAGTACCTTACAGTGTGGGTGTATTAAGAGAAAGGTACTCTTAAGTACCTttcaagaggtaattaagttaaaatgaggtcagtaGAGTGGGCCCTAACCCAACAGGCCtcgtgtccttataagaagaagaaaaagctgggcacagtggctcatgtctataatctcagcactttgggaggctgaggc
Proteins encoded in this region:
- the NCF1 gene encoding neutrophil cytosol factor 1 → MGDTFIRHIALLGFEKRFVPSQHYVYMFLVKWQDLSEKVVYRRFTEIYEFHKTLKEMFPIEAGAINPENRIIPHLPAPKWFDGQRAAENRQGTLTEYCSTLMSLPTKISRCPHLLDFFKVRPDDLKLPTDNQTKKPETYLMPKDGKSTATDITGPIILQTYRAIADYEKTSGSEMALSTGDVVEVVEKSESGWWFCQMKAKRGWIPASFLEPLDSPDETEDPEPNYAGEPYVAIKAYTAVEGDEVSLLEGEAVEVIHKLLDGWWVIRKDDVTGYFPSMYLQKSGQDVSQAQRQIKRGAPPRRSSIRNAHSIHQRSRKRLSQDAYRRNSVRFLQQRRRQARPGPQSAGSPLEEERQTQRSKPQPAVPPRPSADLILNRCSESTKRKLASAV